In Rothia mucilaginosa, one genomic interval encodes:
- a CDS encoding histidinol-phosphate transaminase gives MSQSAEHANIPVRPVFSTLPSYAAGKPPAPVEGLTQYKLSSNENPLGPVPEVARVLAEFATAHRYPDPLSTALRHKLSARLGVDADDIVTGAGSLGALNQILKTFAGVNADGVQDEVIYAWRSFEAYPILVGIMGARSVQVPNLPDGAHDLDAMATAITDRTRLILVCTPNNPTGPAVTESQIRAFLEKVPAHIPVVIDEAYFEFCAASTVPKGEEAPLNGMDIYRDYENVIILRTFSKAQGLAGLRVGYSVSHPQITQHLRVAATPFAVTALAEAAAIASIEHEDAVMERVSHLVAERERVTARLRELGYDFPSTYANFVWLPLGERTGEFVQLMSEHALSVRAFGAEGVRVSIGEVEANDRFLSLCEVFAKGL, from the coding sequence ATGAGCCAGTCAGCTGAACACGCCAACATCCCGGTCCGCCCCGTCTTTAGCACCCTGCCCAGCTACGCGGCAGGCAAGCCGCCCGCGCCCGTTGAAGGCCTCACCCAGTACAAGCTCTCCTCGAACGAGAACCCGCTGGGTCCTGTACCCGAGGTTGCGCGCGTCCTCGCAGAATTTGCGACCGCGCACCGCTACCCCGACCCGCTCTCCACCGCCCTGCGCCACAAGCTCTCCGCACGGCTCGGCGTGGACGCTGACGACATCGTCACCGGTGCCGGAAGCCTCGGCGCGCTCAACCAAATCCTCAAAACCTTCGCCGGCGTAAACGCCGACGGCGTGCAGGACGAAGTCATCTACGCCTGGCGCTCCTTCGAGGCATACCCGATCCTCGTCGGCATTATGGGTGCTCGTAGCGTGCAGGTGCCGAACCTGCCCGACGGCGCACACGACCTGGACGCCATGGCGACAGCTATTACCGACCGCACCCGCCTGATCCTGGTCTGCACCCCCAACAACCCGACCGGCCCCGCCGTCACCGAAAGCCAAATCCGTGCGTTCCTGGAGAAGGTGCCCGCCCACATCCCCGTGGTCATTGATGAGGCGTACTTCGAGTTCTGCGCCGCCTCCACCGTGCCGAAGGGTGAAGAAGCCCCGCTGAACGGCATGGACATCTACCGTGACTACGAGAACGTCATCATTCTGCGCACCTTCTCCAAGGCGCAGGGCCTGGCGGGTCTGCGCGTGGGCTACTCGGTTTCGCACCCGCAGATTACGCAGCACCTGCGCGTGGCGGCAACCCCGTTCGCCGTGACGGCGCTGGCTGAGGCGGCGGCTATCGCCTCCATCGAGCATGAGGATGCGGTGATGGAGCGCGTGAGCCACCTGGTCGCTGAGCGTGAGCGCGTGACCGCTCGACTGCGCGAGCTGGGCTACGATTTCCCGAGCACTTACGCGAACTTCGTGTGGCTGCCCCTGGGGGAGCGCACGGGTGAGTTTGTGCAGCTGATGTCTGAGCATGCCCTGTCGGTGCGTGCGTTCGGCGCCGAGGGTGTTCGCGTGAGCATTGGCGAGGTGGAGGCGAATGACCGTTTCCTCTCGCTCTGTGAGGTCTTCGCGAAGGGGCTCTAG
- a CDS encoding thiamine pyrophosphate-dependent enzyme, with protein sequence MHENDKYPGVPERIQLMDENGTVHEHPTYSRYIEDVNADTLREAYRLMYTTRRFDDEATALQRQGQLALWVPSRGQEAAQVGSALAYAPNDYIFPSYREHAVALARGVDFRDLITIFRGSTTHGWDMKAHNFHTYTKVLAAQTLHAVGYAMGLNFDADIEAETGTRRTGQGQATDPAEDTQKPAVAVYFGDGSSTEGDAHESMVFAASYNAPVLFFVQNNRWAISVPFEVQSRVPVSTRAAGYGFEGIRVDGNDVLAVLAATRYAMEKIRAGEGPVLIEAETYRLGPHTTADDPTKYRTDADLEGPLRRDPMLRLERHLRDNGYADDAFFEEVAEAAQQVANGVREAVLNSEVADFEYFFDRVYVQEHQQVEDDREFYRNYVAGFEEE encoded by the coding sequence ATGCACGAGAACGACAAGTACCCCGGAGTGCCCGAACGCATCCAGCTCATGGATGAAAACGGCACCGTACACGAACACCCCACCTACAGCCGGTACATCGAAGACGTCAACGCAGACACCCTGCGCGAGGCATACCGCCTCATGTACACCACCCGCCGATTCGACGACGAGGCAACTGCCCTGCAGCGCCAGGGTCAGCTCGCCCTCTGGGTGCCCAGTCGAGGCCAGGAAGCCGCACAGGTTGGCTCCGCACTCGCCTACGCACCCAACGACTACATCTTCCCCTCCTACCGTGAGCACGCCGTCGCTCTGGCGCGTGGCGTGGACTTCCGCGACCTGATCACCATCTTCCGTGGCTCCACCACCCACGGCTGGGACATGAAGGCGCACAACTTCCACACCTACACCAAGGTGCTTGCCGCCCAGACCCTGCACGCCGTCGGCTACGCCATGGGCCTGAACTTCGATGCCGACATCGAAGCTGAAACCGGCACCCGCCGCACCGGTCAGGGCCAGGCAACCGACCCCGCCGAGGATACCCAGAAGCCCGCCGTGGCGGTCTACTTCGGTGATGGCTCCTCCACCGAGGGTGACGCACACGAATCCATGGTTTTCGCCGCCTCCTATAACGCGCCGGTGCTCTTCTTCGTGCAGAACAACCGCTGGGCTATCTCCGTGCCCTTCGAGGTGCAGTCCCGCGTGCCGGTGTCCACCCGCGCCGCAGGCTACGGCTTCGAAGGCATCCGCGTGGACGGCAACGACGTTCTCGCCGTGCTCGCCGCAACCCGCTACGCCATGGAAAAGATTCGCGCCGGTGAAGGCCCCGTGCTGATTGAAGCTGAGACCTACCGCCTCGGCCCGCACACCACCGCGGACGACCCCACCAAGTACCGCACCGATGCCGACCTGGAAGGTCCCCTGCGCCGCGACCCCATGCTTCGCCTTGAGAGGCACCTGCGTGATAACGGCTACGCCGACGATGCCTTCTTCGAAGAGGTCGCAGAAGCAGCCCAGCAGGTCGCGAACGGCGTGCGTGAGGCAGTGCTGAACTCTGAGGTTGCCGACTTTGAGTATTTCTTCGACCGCGTCTACGTGCAGGAACACCAGCAGGTGGAAGACGACCGCGAGTTCTACCGTAACTACGTTGCAGGCTTTGAAGAGGAGTAA
- a CDS encoding alpha-ketoacid dehydrogenase subunit beta: MSEKIERLTLAKAITRGLEDAMEADRTVVMLGEDIGKLGGVYRVTEGLQARFGDRRVMDAPLGESGIIGTSIGMALRGYRPVPEIQFDGFVFPAYNQITSQLAKIHNRTDKQYTVPVTIRIPYGGVIGSVEHHSESPEALFAHTAGLRIVTPSTPHEAYWMTRKAIECPDPVIIFEPKRRYWLKGEVDFSDTSFDPFSAQVVREGTDATIVAYGPLVPVALAAAEAAVEDGRSIEVIDLRSISPLDVPTVAASVAKTGRLIVAHEAPTFGGMGGELAAAITERCFYSLQAPVIRVGGYYMPYPVSRVEEEYVPDIDRILEAVDRAFDY; the protein is encoded by the coding sequence ATGAGCGAGAAAATTGAACGTTTGACCCTCGCCAAGGCGATTACCCGCGGCCTGGAAGACGCCATGGAAGCCGACCGCACCGTCGTCATGCTCGGTGAGGATATCGGCAAGCTCGGCGGCGTGTACCGTGTGACCGAAGGCCTGCAGGCGCGCTTCGGTGACCGCCGCGTCATGGACGCGCCCCTGGGCGAGTCCGGCATTATCGGCACCTCCATCGGTATGGCGCTGCGTGGCTACCGCCCCGTGCCGGAGATTCAGTTCGACGGCTTCGTGTTCCCCGCCTACAACCAGATCACGAGCCAGCTGGCGAAGATTCATAACCGCACCGATAAGCAGTACACGGTGCCGGTGACCATCCGCATTCCGTACGGTGGTGTGATTGGTTCGGTGGAGCACCACTCCGAGTCCCCGGAGGCGCTGTTCGCCCACACCGCGGGTCTGCGTATTGTGACCCCCTCGACCCCGCACGAGGCGTACTGGATGACCCGCAAGGCGATTGAGTGCCCCGACCCGGTTATTATTTTTGAGCCGAAGCGCCGCTACTGGCTCAAGGGTGAAGTGGACTTTAGCGACACTTCTTTTGATCCGTTTAGCGCCCAGGTGGTGCGCGAGGGCACGGACGCAACCATCGTTGCGTACGGTCCGCTGGTGCCGGTTGCTCTGGCTGCCGCAGAGGCTGCTGTGGAGGATGGCCGCTCGATTGAGGTCATTGACCTGCGCTCGATTTCGCCGCTGGATGTGCCGACCGTTGCTGCTTCGGTGGCGAAGACTGGCCGCCTGATTGTTGCGCACGAGGCGCCGACCTTCGGTGGTATGGGTGGTGAGCTGGCTGCGGCGATTACGGAGCGTTGCTTCTACAGCCTGCAGGCGCCGGTGATTCGCGTGGGTGGCTACTACATGCCGTACCCGGTTTCTCGTGTTGAGGAAGAGTACGTGCCCGATATTGACCGTATCCTTGAGGCGGTTGACCGCGCTTTTGACTACTAG
- a CDS encoding dihydrolipoamide acetyltransferase family protein: protein MSQIFPLPDVGEGLTEAEILSWKVAVGTEVAINDVLVEIETAKSVVELPSPFAGTVEALLVAEGETVEVGTPIISISGGDNAPATPVAPAAAEAESGTALVGSGPKADAVKRRARKRPASATQPAQVAAAPVAPAVQTPVAHTPADPVNRNQGLLSELAERASRFVENTPLNSVVQRLAPEPAAAPAPTLAPEQVPHRPTLAPPPVRLAAKELGVDLANVTATGARGQVTKQDLMNYVAHLNDVQHSGARQPFWQPATTPGDRIERIPVRGVRKATAKAMVASAFSAPHVSIFVDVDASRTMEFVKRLKKSRHFEGVKVTPLLVLAAAVIWAAERNPQVNATWTDSEIQIKHFVNLGIAAATPRGLMVPNIKDAQELSLRELAVALNNLTTRAREGKTQPAEMANGTLTITNIGSLGIDTGTPIINPGEVAIVAFGTIKQKPWVVDGEVIPRWVTTLGGSFDHRVVDGDLSARFMADVAAILEEPALLLDH from the coding sequence ATGTCCCAGATTTTCCCGCTCCCTGACGTGGGTGAAGGCCTGACCGAAGCAGAAATCCTCAGCTGGAAGGTGGCAGTCGGCACCGAGGTCGCCATCAACGATGTCCTCGTCGAAATTGAAACCGCGAAGAGCGTCGTGGAACTTCCCTCGCCCTTCGCCGGCACCGTCGAGGCGCTGCTCGTTGCCGAGGGTGAAACCGTTGAAGTGGGCACCCCGATTATCAGCATCTCCGGCGGCGACAACGCACCCGCAACCCCGGTAGCCCCCGCCGCGGCAGAGGCTGAGTCCGGCACCGCGCTGGTCGGCTCCGGCCCCAAGGCGGATGCGGTGAAGCGCCGCGCCCGCAAGCGCCCCGCCTCCGCAACCCAGCCCGCACAGGTCGCTGCGGCACCGGTCGCACCGGCTGTTCAGACACCCGTGGCGCACACCCCCGCCGACCCGGTGAACCGCAACCAGGGCCTGCTGAGCGAGCTGGCTGAGCGCGCCTCCCGCTTTGTGGAGAACACCCCGCTGAACTCGGTGGTGCAGCGTCTGGCACCCGAGCCCGCAGCGGCTCCCGCGCCGACTTTGGCTCCCGAGCAGGTTCCGCACCGCCCGACCCTCGCGCCGCCTCCGGTGCGTCTTGCCGCAAAGGAGCTGGGTGTTGACCTGGCGAACGTGACCGCTACCGGTGCGCGCGGCCAGGTGACCAAGCAGGACCTCATGAACTATGTGGCGCACCTGAACGATGTGCAGCATAGCGGCGCCCGCCAGCCGTTCTGGCAGCCCGCAACCACCCCCGGTGACCGCATTGAGCGCATCCCGGTGCGTGGTGTGCGTAAGGCTACCGCGAAGGCGATGGTTGCTTCGGCGTTTAGCGCCCCGCACGTGTCGATTTTCGTGGATGTTGATGCCTCCCGCACCATGGAGTTCGTGAAGCGCCTGAAGAAGTCCCGCCACTTTGAGGGCGTGAAGGTCACCCCGCTGCTGGTGCTTGCCGCCGCGGTCATTTGGGCTGCTGAGCGTAACCCGCAGGTCAACGCGACCTGGACCGATAGCGAAATCCAGATTAAGCACTTCGTGAACCTGGGTATTGCTGCGGCGACCCCGCGCGGCCTGATGGTTCCGAACATTAAGGATGCTCAGGAGCTGTCCCTGCGTGAGCTGGCGGTTGCGCTGAACAACCTGACCACCCGCGCACGCGAGGGTAAGACTCAGCCCGCTGAGATGGCGAACGGCACCCTGACCATTACGAACATCGGTTCGCTGGGTATTGATACGGGTACCCCGATTATTAACCCCGGTGAGGTGGCGATTGTTGCCTTCGGTACGATCAAGCAGAAGCCGTGGGTGGTTGATGGTGAGGTTATTCCTCGCTGGGTGACGACCCTGGGCGGCTCCTTCGATCACCGTGTGGTGGATGGCGACCTGTCGGCTCGTTTCATGGCTGATGTGGCTGCGATTCTTGAGGAGCCTGCACTGCTGCTGGACCACTAG
- a CDS encoding sugar O-acetyltransferase codes for MRTPQRPTGETFNRMTNGSVYMPDAECAAQFKRIYAATVLAEEHYARGEHAQAMHVYREHLGHLGEHAHIRPGARFDYGVNTYIGDGSFFNFGTVFLDVCPIRIGSTVLVGSNVQFMTPTHPLHPGDRADYWEAGAPITVEDNVWIGSGAIILGGVTIGKNSVIGAGTVVTKDVPANSLVVGNPGRVIRTLDENKRPAHPHTFSAEAMEEARAFYADRNR; via the coding sequence ATGCGCACCCCGCAGCGCCCCACCGGCGAAACCTTCAACCGCATGACCAACGGTTCCGTCTACATGCCCGACGCCGAATGCGCCGCACAGTTCAAGCGCATCTACGCTGCAACCGTCCTCGCCGAGGAACACTACGCACGCGGCGAGCATGCACAGGCAATGCACGTCTACCGTGAACACCTCGGCCACCTGGGCGAACACGCCCACATCCGCCCCGGCGCACGCTTTGACTACGGCGTGAACACCTACATCGGTGACGGTTCCTTCTTCAACTTCGGCACCGTCTTCCTGGACGTCTGCCCGATCCGCATCGGCTCCACCGTACTGGTTGGTAGCAACGTACAGTTCATGACCCCCACCCACCCGCTCCACCCCGGCGACCGCGCCGACTACTGGGAAGCAGGCGCACCCATCACCGTTGAAGACAACGTATGGATCGGTAGCGGAGCTATCATCCTGGGCGGCGTGACCATCGGCAAGAACTCCGTCATCGGTGCAGGCACGGTCGTTACCAAGGACGTCCCCGCCAACTCCCTGGTCGTGGGCAACCCCGGCCGCGTCATCCGCACCCTGGACGAGAATAAGCGCCCCGCGCACCCGCACACCTTCTCCGCAGAAGCTATGGAAGAAGCACGCGCCTTCTACGCTGACCGCAACCGCTAA
- a CDS encoding long-chain-fatty-acid--CoA ligase, translating to MTEAQKNTNLQDAAAPASPAGASAGTSAGAHPLAHRPWLKNYSSWTARDIELPETSLSHLIDEAVRTVPHKVALEFFGATTTYAELGDQIERAAEGLRVAGVQAGDRVALILPNCPQHIAAFYAILRLGAIVVEHNPLYTGAELRHMFEDHGAKVAIVWDKIASHITGLPADIRPNHIYSVNMISAMPALMRTALKLPLKSARASREKLTGPAPGTVSWAQLVKSERIDPAHRRPTAHDIALLQYTSGTTGLPKGVMLTHRNLESNGRMGEAWINPGDDEVIYSVLPLFHAYGMTLGVTIASLCRARLVLFPTVDMDLILKAMKKTRPTILPAVPPVYRRLMDEAKKRGVSLEGIRYAVSGAMNLPPELVAEWEEASGGFMVEGYGLTECAPLVSCNPLNDTRRAGFIGVPFPSTDIRVVDPETGEDVPDGEEGELWVKGPQRFAGYWKREDETAKTITPEGWLRTGDIVRLDQDYFIQIVDRIKEVIITGGFNVSPTEVEVALKQHDTVADAAVVGIPLPAGGEMVVAAVVPAPGRVVEEHTLREHCYSKVTRYKVPRRIVVVDDLPRSMLGKVLRRKVREQLIASGEFD from the coding sequence ATGACTGAGGCTCAGAAGAACACGAACCTGCAGGATGCGGCGGCACCTGCATCCCCCGCTGGCGCATCGGCCGGCACGTCCGCTGGCGCGCATCCGTTGGCGCATCGCCCCTGGTTGAAGAACTATTCTTCGTGGACTGCCCGCGATATTGAGCTGCCCGAAACCTCGCTGAGCCACCTCATTGACGAGGCGGTTCGCACCGTACCCCACAAGGTTGCGTTGGAGTTCTTTGGCGCGACCACGACCTACGCCGAGTTGGGCGATCAGATTGAGCGTGCGGCGGAGGGTCTGCGCGTGGCGGGCGTGCAGGCGGGTGACCGTGTGGCGCTGATTTTGCCGAACTGCCCTCAGCATATTGCGGCGTTTTACGCGATTCTGCGCCTGGGTGCGATTGTGGTGGAGCACAACCCGCTGTACACGGGTGCGGAGTTGCGCCACATGTTTGAAGATCACGGCGCGAAGGTTGCGATTGTGTGGGATAAGATCGCCTCGCATATTACGGGTCTTCCGGCAGATATCCGCCCGAACCATATCTATTCGGTGAACATGATTTCGGCGATGCCCGCGCTGATGCGTACCGCGCTGAAGCTGCCGTTGAAGAGTGCGCGTGCTTCGCGTGAGAAACTGACCGGGCCTGCACCGGGTACGGTGTCGTGGGCTCAGCTGGTGAAGAGTGAGCGTATTGATCCTGCGCATCGCCGCCCGACCGCGCACGATATTGCGCTGCTGCAGTACACCTCGGGTACGACCGGTCTGCCGAAGGGCGTGATGCTCACGCACCGCAACCTGGAGTCTAACGGCCGCATGGGTGAGGCGTGGATTAACCCGGGTGATGACGAGGTGATTTACTCGGTTCTGCCGCTGTTCCACGCGTACGGTATGACCCTGGGCGTGACGATTGCGTCGCTGTGCCGTGCCCGCCTGGTGCTGTTCCCGACCGTGGACATGGACCTGATTTTGAAGGCGATGAAGAAGACCCGCCCGACCATTCTTCCTGCGGTTCCGCCGGTGTACCGCCGCCTCATGGATGAGGCGAAGAAGCGCGGTGTGTCCCTGGAGGGCATCCGTTACGCGGTGTCCGGGGCAATGAACCTGCCGCCTGAGCTGGTTGCCGAGTGGGAGGAAGCTTCCGGCGGTTTCATGGTGGAAGGCTACGGCCTGACCGAGTGCGCGCCGCTGGTGTCCTGCAACCCGCTCAATGACACTCGCCGCGCCGGTTTTATTGGTGTTCCGTTCCCCTCCACCGATATTCGTGTGGTGGACCCGGAAACCGGTGAAGACGTGCCCGATGGCGAAGAGGGCGAGCTGTGGGTGAAGGGCCCTCAGCGTTTTGCCGGCTACTGGAAGCGTGAGGACGAGACCGCGAAGACCATCACCCCCGAGGGTTGGTTGCGTACCGGCGATATTGTGCGCCTGGATCAGGACTACTTCATCCAGATTGTTGACCGCATTAAGGAAGTCATTATTACCGGCGGTTTCAATGTCTCCCCGACGGAGGTTGAGGTCGCCCTCAAGCAGCACGATACGGTCGCGGACGCGGCGGTGGTCGGCATTCCGCTGCCCGCAGGTGGCGAGATGGTCGTTGCCGCTGTGGTTCCCGCCCCGGGCCGAGTGGTGGAGGAGCACACTCTGCGTGAGCACTGCTATTCGAAGGTGACCCGCTATAAGGTTCCGCGCCGCATCGTGGTGGTAGATGATCTGCCCCGTTCGATGCTGGGTAAGGTTCTGCGCCGTAAGGTGCGTGAGCAGTTGATTGCTTCGGGCGAGTTCGATTAG